The following are from one region of the Myxococcales bacterium genome:
- a CDS encoding YncE family protein, translated as MVTTHDGRKAYVSLAGNEISPGDEIAVIDVAARAERGRIRVGSQPYGLAVHPSGRWVIVTNRFSNFLSVIDVDTDQVVSRIPIEFYSEDLVFDRDGRTAYVSNFFLNLLVDFNFPLKLT; from the coding sequence GTGGTGACAACCCACGACGGGCGCAAAGCGTACGTGAGCCTCGCCGGCAACGAAATCAGCCCCGGAGACGAAATCGCCGTCATCGATGTGGCCGCGCGCGCGGAGAGGGGGCGGATTCGTGTTGGGTCCCAACCCTATGGCCTCGCCGTGCATCCTTCCGGGCGCTGGGTCATCGTAACGAACCGGTTCTCCAACTTCCTATCCGTGATCGATGTAGATACGGATCAGGTCGTCTCGAGGATACCGATCGAGTTTTACTCCGAAGATCTCGTTTTTGACCGGGATGGCCGCACGGCCTACGTGTCCAATTTCTTCCTGAATCTGTTAGTTGATTTCAATTTCCCATTAAAACTAACCTGA